The following are from one region of the Actinomycetes bacterium genome:
- a CDS encoding zf-HC2 domain-containing protein yields MADVVEPGAGAAGAWHADGELLAAYAAGRLDVAGTWSVEAHVTSCAGCRELAGALAEPERLRRGRAAVIAAVDVPHAGVAERLLVRLGVPDYTARLLAATPALRGSWLLAVATTLAFAVLAARLGSGRDASLAFLTVAPLLPLAGIAVAYGPGIDPTYEIGLAAPMRSFKLLLLRAAAVVGAAAVLAAAASLALPGLGPGAAGWLLPALALTACSLALATLVEPLRATGISAAAWVAAVLVTVQPPGPSSVLFAVPGQAAFAILGLLAAVVVLLRRGRFESDRAFDTTPRFAARRLR; encoded by the coding sequence ATGGCTGATGTGGTTGAGCCTGGCGCCGGAGCGGCCGGGGCCTGGCACGCGGACGGCGAGCTGCTGGCCGCCTACGCCGCCGGCCGCCTGGACGTGGCGGGCACGTGGTCGGTCGAGGCCCACGTGACAAGCTGCGCGGGCTGCCGGGAGCTGGCAGGGGCACTGGCCGAGCCGGAACGGCTGCGGCGCGGCCGTGCGGCGGTGATCGCCGCGGTCGACGTGCCCCACGCCGGCGTGGCCGAACGGCTGCTGGTCCGCCTTGGCGTGCCCGACTACACCGCCAGGCTGCTGGCCGCGACCCCGGCGCTGCGGGGCTCTTGGCTGCTGGCCGTCGCCACCACACTCGCGTTCGCGGTGCTGGCGGCCCGGCTCGGCTCGGGCCGGGACGCGAGCCTGGCGTTTCTCACCGTGGCACCGCTGCTGCCGCTGGCCGGCATCGCGGTGGCCTACGGGCCTGGGATCGACCCGACCTATGAGATCGGCCTGGCCGCCCCGATGCGCAGCTTCAAGCTGCTGCTGCTGCGCGCCGCCGCGGTGGTGGGGGCCGCGGCCGTGCTGGCCGCGGCGGCCAGCCTTGCCCTGCCAGGGCTCGGACCCGGCGCGGCCGGCTGGCTGCTGCCCGCGCTCGCGCTGACCGCCTGCAGCCTGGCGCTGGCCACATTGGTGGAGCCGCTGCGCGCCACCGGGATCAGCGCCGCCGCTTGGGTGGCCGCGGTGCTTGTCACCGTGCAGCCGCCAGGGCCTTCATCGGTGCTGTTCGCAGTGCCCGGGCAGGCCGCCTTCGCCATCCTCGGGCTGCTCGCGGCCGTCGTGGTGCTGCTTCGCCGCGGCCGCTTCGAGTCCGACCGCGCTTTTGACACCACCCCGCGCTTTGCCGCCAGGAGGCTGCGATGA
- a CDS encoding RNA polymerase sigma factor, protein MSTYPDHTGSGGDTELLAAVAEGNPEAFGTLYDRHAAWLMLRLRRRAADPDLVDQIVQDTFLVVWRDAGRFRGSGAVGAWLWGIAIRRLLDVQRADAAQGRLGRLLAWRRAQDAASAEEQALAALEHRDVIRALNRLAPELQAVLQATVLDGLSTREAAALLGIPAGTVKTRAMRARARLREELAGA, encoded by the coding sequence ATGAGCACGTACCCGGACCACACCGGCAGCGGTGGAGACACCGAGCTGCTCGCGGCCGTCGCCGAGGGCAACCCGGAGGCGTTCGGGACGCTGTATGACCGGCACGCCGCCTGGTTGATGTTGCGGCTGCGCCGGCGCGCCGCCGACCCTGATCTGGTCGACCAGATCGTCCAGGACACCTTTCTGGTGGTGTGGCGCGACGCCGGGCGCTTCCGCGGCAGCGGCGCGGTCGGGGCGTGGTTGTGGGGGATCGCGATCCGGCGTCTGCTCGACGTGCAGCGCGCCGACGCCGCCCAGGGGCGGCTGGGGCGCCTGCTCGCCTGGCGGCGGGCGCAGGACGCGGCAAGCGCCGAGGAGCAGGCTCTGGCCGCGCTCGAGCACCGCGACGTGATCCGGGCGCTGAACCGGCTCGCGCCTGAGCTGCAAGCGGTCCTGCAGGCGACCGTGCTCGACGGGCTGAGCACCCGCGAGGCGGCCGCGCTGCTGGGGATCCCGGCCGGCACGGTCAAGACCCGGGCGATGCGAGCGCGGGCGCGGCTCCGCGAGGAGCTGGCAGGAGCATGA
- a CDS encoding DUF2255 family protein, which translates to MAAWTSDEISKIGAAEELQLASRRRDGTLRKPVTMWVVPCGDSLYVRSVNGRAGAWFRGTQVRHEGHILAGGVERDVSFVDAEQDINDQIDATYRSKYRRYAANIVGAIVSPQARSATIKLVPRSTSS; encoded by the coding sequence ATGGCCGCGTGGACGAGCGACGAAATCTCCAAGATCGGGGCAGCGGAAGAGCTGCAGCTCGCGTCACGGCGACGCGACGGCACGCTGCGAAAGCCGGTGACCATGTGGGTGGTTCCCTGCGGCGACAGTCTCTACGTGCGATCGGTGAACGGGCGCGCCGGCGCCTGGTTTCGTGGCACCCAGGTGCGCCACGAAGGCCACATCTTGGCGGGTGGCGTCGAGAGAGACGTTTCCTTTGTGGACGCCGAGCAAGACATCAATGACCAGATCGACGCCACGTACCGCAGCAAGTACCGCCGATACGCAGCAAACATCGTCGGCGCCATCGTGAGCCCGCAGGCGCGATCCGCGACGATCAAACTCGTGCCGCGCTCAACAAGCTCTTAA
- a CDS encoding DUF2314 domain-containing protein, which translates to MTQSRVVGEPLGHAPQPGDDLGELPDRPAAAELVGVVGDRFEAQHVFAVGGALQGHAPEVDLEPGQVPPRCLGHHCQPGRQVGGAAQARAPFGANERPQGWHVQPGAGPVDHRVDHAVHLRAGPNQQVAAVLDLVYDGWGRWTWAERMWVEVVAVERRHLVGTLRNQPIGIPRLDWGDQVKFKRDHIIDIHWEADAPSEPAEGDPELPRPRNRSIELDRGHGTASQ; encoded by the coding sequence TTGACGCAGTCCAGGGTGGTGGGAGAACCGCTCGGCCATGCCCCGCAGCCGGGTGACGATCTCGGGGAACTTCCCGATCGCCCGGCCGCAGCCGAGCTGGTTGGTGTTGTGGGCGACCGCTTCGAAGCGCAGCACGTGTTCGCCGTTGGTGGAGCCCTTCAAGGTCACGCGCCCGAAGTGGACCTTGAACCGGGTCAGGTCCCACCGAGGTGTCTCGGTCACCACTGCCAGCCGGGGCGACAGGTCGGGGGTGCCGCCCAGGCGCGGGCGCCGTTTGGCGCCAACGAGCGTCCGCAGGGTTGGCACGTCCAGCCGGGAGCGGGTCCGGTCGACCATCGTGTTGACCACGCGGTCCATCTGCGCGCCGGACCGAACCAGCAGGTTGCGGCTGTACTCGACCTGGTGTACGACGGGTGGGGCAGATGGACGTGGGCCGAACGCATGTGGGTGGAGGTCGTCGCTGTGGAGAGACGCCACCTCGTCGGCACACTCAGGAACCAGCCGATCGGCATTCCCCGCCTCGACTGGGGGGACCAGGTGAAGTTCAAGCGCGACCACATCATTGATATTCACTGGGAAGCCGACGCTCCCTCCGAACCTGCCGAAGGAGATCCAGAGCTGCCCCGCCCCCGGAATCGCTCGATCGAACTTGACCGTGGTCATGGGACGGCTAGCCAATGA
- a CDS encoding ImmA/IrrE family metallo-endopeptidase, with protein MLDNQEVEQTLASLVEAVLTRLREQGVTDTFLEKEWSEVLRIEKDEEEKEFCLAAARLGLDPFSEASEVESEILRAAEELSGDVFGDFLDAVSPQNIGTGLHWISRAKRLIHKSASQASPTISELRRETRRGNEARGSRPWEVGWRQASEVRSLLSTAPEEIFLIDDLVDSKIRTVEDRGLQAIGSTPSEATPVVVLGRQQSTRTSRFTLTRALWHMLYEDDPLFLVTGAYTDRQKMERAFAAELLAPAKGIAERLGGTPDVVLLEDLEEVAQYFRVSPMVVEHQVENQLSASIIG; from the coding sequence GTGCTCGATAATCAAGAGGTCGAACAAACTCTTGCTTCTCTTGTCGAGGCCGTCTTGACTAGATTGAGGGAGCAAGGCGTCACAGACACTTTCTTGGAGAAAGAGTGGTCCGAGGTATTACGAATTGAGAAGGACGAGGAGGAGAAGGAGTTCTGTCTCGCTGCGGCACGCCTAGGCCTAGATCCTTTCTCCGAGGCGTCTGAAGTAGAGTCTGAAATCCTCCGTGCGGCAGAAGAGTTGAGTGGTGATGTCTTCGGAGATTTCCTCGATGCTGTTAGTCCTCAGAACATTGGAACGGGACTCCACTGGATCTCCCGAGCGAAGCGTCTGATTCACAAGTCCGCGAGCCAAGCCAGTCCAACGATCTCTGAATTGAGGAGAGAGACACGCCGTGGAAATGAAGCCCGGGGCTCTCGGCCATGGGAAGTAGGCTGGCGGCAGGCTTCTGAGGTTCGAAGTCTTCTAAGCACGGCTCCCGAAGAGATCTTCTTGATTGACGATCTAGTCGATTCGAAAATACGAACGGTTGAGGACCGCGGCCTGCAAGCTATTGGGAGCACGCCTAGCGAAGCAACTCCAGTTGTAGTGCTGGGTCGGCAACAGTCAACGAGGACATCGCGCTTTACTCTGACCCGTGCTCTGTGGCACATGCTTTACGAAGATGATCCTCTCTTCCTCGTTACTGGCGCATATACCGATAGGCAGAAAATGGAGCGTGCCTTTGCGGCTGAGCTGCTTGCACCAGCTAAAGGAATAGCAGAGCGGCTGGGAGGAACTCCTGATGTCGTTCTCTTAGAGGATTTGGAGGAGGTTGCGCAGTATTTCCGGGTATCCCCAATGGTGGTGGAGCATCAGGTGGAGAATCAGTTATCCGCCAGCATCATTGGCTAG
- a CDS encoding peptidoglycan-binding protein, with protein sequence MQRLREFLRPRRRGTMGSVAGALAALALITGIAAGALAVGATPAGLATPAAAMPLALTGCQSTAPALPWPVLRIGSRGADVTALQHMLRGWSDINRFSVAADGIYGPRTAAAVRVFQRFHGLRVDGVVGPQTWGSLAAFIVARGDRGGFVAAAQVELTKNEYPVAVDGIFGPRTQATVRRAQCDLGLRVDGIVGPRTWRA encoded by the coding sequence ATGCAGCGATTACGTGAGTTCCTGCGGCCCCGACGCCGCGGGACAATGGGGTCGGTGGCAGGCGCACTGGCCGCACTCGCCCTGATCACCGGCATCGCGGCCGGAGCGCTCGCCGTCGGCGCCACGCCAGCTGGGCTCGCCACGCCAGCGGCAGCGATGCCGCTGGCGCTGACTGGCTGCCAGTCGACCGCGCCCGCCCTGCCCTGGCCGGTCCTGCGGATCGGCAGCCGCGGCGCGGACGTGACCGCGCTGCAGCACATGCTGCGCGGATGGAGCGACATCAACCGCTTCAGCGTCGCCGCCGACGGGATCTACGGCCCGCGGACCGCCGCCGCCGTCCGCGTGTTCCAGCGCTTCCACGGGCTGCGCGTCGACGGCGTCGTCGGCCCGCAGACGTGGGGGTCGCTCGCCGCGTTCATCGTCGCCCGCGGCGACCGTGGCGGGTTCGTCGCCGCCGCCCAGGTCGAGCTGACCAAGAACGAGTACCCGGTCGCCGTCGACGGCATCTTCGGCCCACGGACCCAGGCCACCGTCCGCCGAGCCCAGTGTGACCTCGGCCTGCGTGTGGACGGGATCGTCGGGCCACGGACCTGGCGGGCCTGA
- a CDS encoding zf-HC2 domain-containing protein encodes MTIHEHVQQTLSARLDGQADPEQRFLAERHLAQCQACRAMVGAFAGVDALAREVLLPSGPAPFEAALAQRLAAEPAHGQPLGPPRLRRRLWLAGVAAVLVVVALVLASIVVSPAARWPLPVPTTTPQTAPQELTLAKVLVRAEQAASGVRTLQGRFTRTETAMPTSRTVTTSYRFVFASPDRVRVEGGPGAEARLVIIDGPAARGIWVGREDPRPLVSTGLPLVRPQGQDALAPLSEGLTLWFRNRLEDADQPASLTTREGRRVYVLRLRYEWSTAAGPALITHLEVWLDPATFLPVRIQYQDRAKPGRVIVRRDVRYTYQRVNGPVPPGAFAVPAGATFRAAGQFRPMPLGQARALASYKVPHIGTLPRPGWRLLRSGFAPVGRPTGSEGGNPKGRDLVVAVYGSGLERLVLTTLLVGDQELGRLQYDDPFGGEGIQRATTRYRLRAGAYAGTVAHLGLPSADAPYLWFRSGGVVVTLSGAASSQELIAAAESLTR; translated from the coding sequence GTGACCATCCACGAGCACGTGCAGCAGACACTGTCGGCCAGGCTGGACGGGCAGGCCGACCCCGAGCAGCGCTTCCTGGCCGAGCGGCACCTGGCGCAGTGCCAGGCATGTCGGGCCATGGTGGGGGCCTTCGCCGGGGTCGACGCGCTGGCCCGGGAGGTCCTGCTGCCGTCGGGGCCAGCGCCGTTCGAGGCGGCCCTGGCCCAGCGGCTGGCCGCCGAGCCGGCCCATGGCCAGCCGCTTGGCCCGCCGCGGCTGCGGCGCCGGCTGTGGCTGGCCGGCGTGGCCGCCGTGCTGGTGGTGGTGGCGCTGGTGCTTGCAAGCATCGTCGTCTCCCCGGCCGCCCGCTGGCCGCTGCCGGTGCCCACCACGACCCCCCAAACGGCGCCGCAGGAGCTGACCCTCGCCAAGGTCCTGGTCCGGGCCGAGCAGGCGGCCAGCGGGGTGCGCACGCTGCAGGGGCGCTTCACCCGCACCGAGACCGCCATGCCCACCAGCAGGACCGTCACGACCAGCTACCGCTTCGTGTTCGCCAGCCCCGACCGGGTCCGCGTCGAGGGCGGCCCCGGCGCCGAGGCGCGCCTGGTGATCATCGACGGGCCGGCGGCCCGCGGGATATGGGTAGGCAGGGAGGACCCTCGGCCGCTGGTGTCGACCGGCCTGCCGCTGGTCAGGCCGCAGGGTCAGGACGCCCTGGCACCGCTGAGCGAGGGGCTGACGCTGTGGTTCCGCAACCGGCTGGAAGACGCCGACCAGCCAGCGTCGCTCACCACGCGGGAGGGCCGCCGCGTCTACGTGCTCCGGCTGCGCTACGAGTGGTCCACCGCGGCAGGGCCAGCCCTGATCACCCACCTTGAGGTGTGGCTGGACCCCGCCACCTTCCTCCCAGTGCGCATCCAGTACCAGGACCGCGCCAAGCCGGGCCGGGTGATCGTGCGGCGGGACGTCCGCTACACCTACCAGCGGGTCAACGGCCCGGTGCCGCCCGGCGCCTTTGCCGTCCCGGCCGGCGCGACATTCCGCGCGGCCGGCCAGTTCCGCCCTATGCCGCTTGGGCAGGCCAGGGCACTGGCGTCCTACAAGGTGCCCCACATCGGGACGCTGCCCCGGCCGGGCTGGCGGCTGCTGCGCTCCGGCTTCGCCCCGGTCGGGCGCCCGACCGGCAGCGAGGGCGGCAACCCCAAGGGCCGCGATCTGGTGGTGGCCGTCTACGGCAGCGGCCTGGAGCGCCTGGTGCTGACCACCCTGCTGGTGGGCGACCAGGAGCTGGGCCGCCTGCAATATGACGACCCCTTCGGCGGCGAGGGGATCCAGCGGGCCACCACCCGGTACCGGCTGCGGGCCGGCGCCTACGCCGGCACGGTCGCACACCTTGGCCTGCCCAGCGCCGACGCGCCCTACCTGTGGTTCCGCAGCGGCGGAGTGGTGGTCACCCTCAGCGGGGCGGCCAGCAGCCAGGAGTTGATCGCCGCGGCCGAGTCCCTCACCCGCTGA
- a CDS encoding RNA polymerase sigma factor: MDEAALVRAAHNGDREAFMQLVRVHQAGVRAFARGLLGDRVLAEDIAQEAFLRAWRGLGAFRGDAAFAAWLYAIARRAALDELRRPAVRTVPVEQVAELADRRGSDPVLRGDLERALGALEPAQREAFLLVVVLGLSYQEAGGMTGCPAGTIASRVFRARTRLAGALRTPKEDPA; the protein is encoded by the coding sequence GTGGACGAAGCGGCGCTGGTGCGGGCGGCCCACAACGGCGACCGCGAGGCGTTCATGCAGCTGGTCCGGGTGCACCAGGCCGGCGTGCGCGCCTTCGCCCGTGGGCTGCTCGGCGACCGCGTGCTGGCCGAGGACATCGCCCAGGAGGCCTTCCTGCGGGCCTGGCGGGGCCTGGGCGCCTTTCGCGGTGATGCGGCGTTTGCGGCCTGGCTGTACGCCATCGCCCGGCGGGCGGCGCTGGACGAGCTCCGCCGGCCGGCCGTGCGGACGGTGCCGGTCGAGCAGGTCGCGGAGCTGGCGGATCGGCGTGGTAGTGACCCGGTGCTGCGTGGCGACCTGGAGCGGGCCCTTGGGGCGCTGGAGCCCGCCCAGCGGGAGGCGTTCCTGCTGGTCGTGGTCTTGGGCCTGTCGTATCAGGAGGCTGGCGGCATGACCGGCTGCCCAGCCGGGACAATCGCCAGCCGCGTGTTCCGGGCCCGCACGCGGCTGGCCGGAGCCCTGCGCACGCCAAAGGAGGATCCGGCGTGA
- a CDS encoding RidA family protein, which produces MTSTPAQRTRVASGSPYEPEIGFSRAVKVGDRVLVSGTAPIWPDGSCDPDPERQARRCLEIILDALASPGIGARAEHVVRTRMFLVDAGDWEAVGRAHGAVFGAVRPAATMVVVAGLLDPRWRVEIEAEAVLG; this is translated from the coding sequence GTGACCAGCACGCCGGCGCAACGGACCCGGGTGGCCTCCGGGTCACCCTACGAGCCCGAGATCGGCTTCAGCCGGGCCGTCAAGGTCGGCGACCGCGTCCTGGTGTCGGGCACGGCGCCGATCTGGCCCGACGGCTCGTGCGACCCCGACCCCGAGCGGCAGGCCCGGCGCTGCCTGGAGATCATCCTCGACGCGCTGGCCTCGCCCGGGATCGGCGCCCGGGCCGAGCACGTCGTCCGCACCCGCATGTTCCTGGTCGACGCCGGGGACTGGGAGGCGGTCGGGCGGGCGCACGGCGCGGTGTTCGGCGCGGTCCGTCCGGCCGCCACCATGGTCGTGGTCGCCGGCCTGCTCGACCCCCGCTGGCGGGTCGAGATCGAAGCCGAGGCGGTCCTGGGCTGA
- a CDS encoding AAA family ATPase has translation MAAEPETLERLQAAVSAEPDNLLLRVEVARLLLDAERFEEALQQCVLVLDRAPGNKDALALAVQAAGRVGGRPSRPSPSSLAGRVRAWALGPSQPEVAARAPDLGWSPVEPQQRRPGAALRPIDLHLGAVEQPGVTLDDVGGMSAVKRRITSGFLGPLRHPEMRRLFGRSLRGGLLLYGPPGCGKTFVARATAGELGASFLAVDLGHMLDMWLSYSEQTLHEIFERARAHAPCVLFVDELDALGRKRAQRRYSVGRKVVAQFVAELHAVGQDTEDVVVLAASAQPWEADIALRQPGRFDHRLLVLPPDHDARASILRARLGGREVAGPGVDELATQTEGLTVAELIDLCDEAMMAANETSPPGGPARAVTAADFRRLLAALRPSAPVWFAGARDHLRYSGESVAYDELAAYLRASRS, from the coding sequence ATGGCAGCAGAACCGGAAACCCTCGAGCGCCTGCAGGCGGCAGTGTCGGCCGAGCCCGACAACCTCCTGCTGCGGGTCGAGGTCGCCAGGCTCCTGCTCGACGCCGAGCGGTTCGAGGAGGCGCTCCAGCAGTGCGTGCTGGTGCTCGACCGCGCGCCAGGCAACAAGGACGCACTCGCCCTGGCCGTCCAGGCCGCGGGCCGGGTCGGCGGGCGCCCGTCCCGTCCGTCCCCGTCGTCGCTGGCCGGGCGGGTCCGCGCCTGGGCGCTCGGGCCGTCCCAGCCTGAGGTGGCCGCTCGAGCCCCGGACCTGGGCTGGAGCCCCGTGGAGCCCCAGCAGCGGCGGCCCGGCGCGGCACTGCGCCCCATCGACCTGCACCTCGGGGCGGTCGAGCAGCCAGGGGTGACCCTCGACGACGTCGGCGGCATGTCCGCGGTGAAGCGCCGGATCACCAGCGGGTTCCTGGGGCCCCTTCGCCATCCGGAGATGCGCCGGCTCTTCGGCAGGTCGCTCCGCGGCGGGCTGCTGCTCTACGGGCCGCCCGGGTGCGGCAAGACCTTCGTCGCCAGGGCCACCGCTGGCGAGCTGGGCGCCTCGTTCCTCGCCGTCGACCTGGGCCACATGCTCGACATGTGGCTCAGCTACAGCGAGCAGACCCTCCACGAGATCTTCGAGCGCGCCCGCGCGCACGCGCCATGCGTGCTCTTCGTGGACGAGCTCGACGCCCTCGGGCGCAAGCGGGCGCAGCGGCGCTACTCGGTCGGCCGGAAGGTGGTCGCCCAGTTCGTGGCCGAGCTGCACGCCGTCGGCCAGGACACGGAGGATGTGGTGGTCCTCGCGGCGAGCGCCCAGCCGTGGGAGGCTGACATCGCCCTCCGCCAGCCAGGGCGGTTCGACCACCGGCTGCTGGTGCTCCCGCCCGATCACGACGCCCGCGCGTCCATCCTGCGCGCCCGCCTGGGCGGCCGTGAGGTCGCCGGCCCCGGGGTCGACGAGCTCGCCACCCAGACTGAGGGCCTGACCGTGGCCGAGCTGATCGACCTTTGCGACGAGGCCATGATGGCCGCGAACGAGACGAGCCCACCCGGCGGGCCTGCCCGAGCGGTCACGGCGGCCGACTTCAGGCGCCTGCTCGCCGCGCTGCGCCCGAGCGCGCCGGTCTGGTTCGCGGGCGCCCGCGACCACCTCCGGTACTCGGGCGAGAGCGTGGCCTACGACGAGCTGGCCGCGTACCTGCGCGCAAGCAGGAGCTGA
- a CDS encoding trypsin-like peptidase domain-containing protein, with the protein MGAIRFIDALLADSTSEERGGSPADVDAEAMDAYSMVVTSVAERLLGSVASLRVNRRVRGGYQALGSGSAAVLTPDGFLITSAHVVEGADRGRASLPDGRELRFEVVGRDPLSDLAVIRASEADLEPVSLGNADRLRVGQLVVAVGNPMGLAGSVTAGVVSALGRSFPTRDGSASRIVENVIQTDAALNPGNSGGALVDGHGRMVGVNTAVAGVGLGLAVPINSTTRRIIAALMREGRFRRAYIGIAGGRRPLPPRVAAVLDRKGAVEVVEVMRDSPAARAGLRREDLIIDLGGSPVVDAGDLQRLMVTEVIGQPVTVRAFRGGELLELTVVPEELQS; encoded by the coding sequence ATGGGCGCGATCCGGTTCATCGATGCGCTGCTTGCGGACTCCACGTCCGAGGAGCGCGGCGGTTCCCCGGCAGACGTCGACGCCGAGGCCATGGACGCCTACTCCATGGTGGTGACGTCGGTGGCCGAACGGCTGCTCGGCTCGGTGGCCAGCCTGCGCGTGAACCGGCGGGTACGAGGCGGCTACCAGGCCCTGGGCTCTGGCTCGGCGGCGGTCCTTACCCCGGATGGGTTCCTCATCACCTCCGCGCACGTCGTCGAGGGGGCCGATCGCGGCCGGGCCTCGCTCCCCGACGGCCGCGAGCTCCGCTTCGAGGTCGTCGGCCGCGACCCGCTGTCCGACCTGGCCGTCATCCGGGCCAGCGAGGCCGACCTGGAGCCGGTGTCCCTGGGGAACGCCGACCGGCTCCGGGTCGGCCAGCTGGTCGTGGCCGTGGGCAACCCCATGGGGCTGGCCGGCTCGGTGACCGCCGGCGTGGTCAGCGCCCTTGGCCGCTCCTTCCCCACCAGGGATGGCAGCGCCAGCCGGATCGTCGAGAACGTGATCCAGACCGACGCCGCCCTGAACCCCGGCAACTCCGGTGGCGCGCTGGTCGACGGGCACGGGCGGATGGTGGGCGTCAACACCGCGGTGGCCGGGGTCGGCCTCGGGCTCGCCGTCCCCATCAACAGCACCACCCGCAGGATCATCGCCGCGCTCATGCGGGAGGGCCGCTTCCGGCGCGCCTACATCGGCATCGCCGGAGGCAGGCGGCCGCTCCCCCCGCGGGTCGCCGCGGTGCTCGACCGCAAGGGCGCGGTCGAGGTCGTGGAGGTCATGCGGGACAGCCCGGCAGCCCGGGCCGGGCTGCGCCGCGAGGACCTCATCATCGACCTGGGCGGCAGCCCGGTGGTGGACGCCGGCGACCTGCAGCGGCTCATGGTCACCGAGGTGATCGGCCAGCCGGTCACCGTGCGCGCCTTCCGGGGCGGCGAGCTGCTCGAGCTGACCGTCGTCCCCGAGGAGCTGCAGAGCTGA
- a CDS encoding thioesterase family protein translates to MAEPLTHPSAWRAPHAFDLATGVVAAGDGAWTATVDPGWTVGGRPNGGYLLALATRAALAPPGPAGAGEAVHPDPLAVSGHFLAPPSPGPAELVVTPLRAGRSVSTLRVSLAQDGRLCLETLVTAGRLDGAEPAWRASGPPDLPPPEACVRGRSDLPGGVRVAILDHLDLRLDPATAGWAAGRPAGRLEMRGWVRFQDGRPPDPLGLLQVVDALPPASFELGIAAWAPTVELTVYVRRRPATGWLRCAVRGKLLQGGWFDEEAEVWDARGELVAQSRQLAGARAPTPPSS, encoded by the coding sequence ATGGCCGAACCACTGACTCACCCCTCTGCCTGGCGGGCGCCGCACGCCTTCGACCTGGCCACCGGGGTGGTGGCGGCGGGGGACGGGGCCTGGACCGCCACCGTCGACCCCGGCTGGACCGTCGGGGGGCGCCCGAACGGCGGCTACCTGCTGGCGCTCGCGACGCGGGCCGCGCTCGCCCCGCCTGGGCCGGCCGGCGCGGGCGAGGCCGTCCACCCGGACCCGCTCGCGGTCAGCGGCCACTTCCTGGCCCCGCCGTCGCCGGGACCGGCCGAGCTGGTGGTGACTCCGCTGCGGGCCGGGCGCTCGGTGTCGACGCTGCGCGTCTCGCTGGCCCAGGACGGGCGGCTCTGCCTGGAGACGCTGGTCACGGCCGGCCGGCTGGACGGGGCCGAGCCGGCCTGGCGGGCGTCCGGCCCACCCGACCTGCCCCCTCCCGAGGCGTGCGTGCGTGGCCGGTCGGATCTGCCCGGTGGCGTCCGGGTCGCCATCCTCGACCACCTCGACCTCCGCCTCGACCCCGCCACCGCCGGTTGGGCGGCCGGCCGTCCCGCGGGCAGGCTCGAGATGCGCGGCTGGGTCCGCTTCCAGGACGGCCGCCCGCCCGACCCGCTCGGGCTGCTCCAAGTCGTCGACGCGCTGCCCCCAGCCTCCTTTGAGCTGGGGATCGCCGCGTGGGCGCCCACAGTCGAGCTGACCGTGTACGTCCGCCGCCGGCCCGCGACCGGCTGGCTGCGCTGCGCGGTCCGGGGAAAGCTGCTCCAGGGAGGCTGGTTCGACGAGGAGGCCGAGGTGTGGGACGCCCGGGGCGAGCTGGTGGCCCAGTCCAGGCAGCTCGCCGGCGCCCGGGCCCCCACCCCGCCGAGCTCCTGA